A region of the Gammaproteobacteria bacterium genome:
GCAGGCGGGAACCCCACCCGCGGCACCATCGAGGGCAGCCACCGGGATTTCGCCGTCGTGCTGCACGCCTCGGGCACCACCCGGGAGATCTCCTGCATCATCCATGGGGTTGACACGGGCGACGGATTGAACACCAACATCGACTGCGGCTGGGACGTGTCGGCACTGGTTTTCTTCTGGCGGGTCCGGTAGCCCGGGCCTTCGGCGCGATCGGGCGGCTTCAAACGCTGCCGGCCGGTTCCGGCCGCAATCAGGGGGACCGGCCCGATGCTTGCAACATAATGGCCTGCGATGAGTCCCCAGGAGGCGCCCGATGAGAAGATTGATGCTGGTAGTAGCTCTGGCAGGCTGTGAGGACGCGCCTGATCTAGACCCTGAAAGGGCGGTCAGTGACGAGACGGTGGCACGTCTGTCGCGCGATCTCTCCCAGCAGGAAAGGTTCCTGGACGCGGACCGAGCACTCTGGCTCCTGGCGCAGGCGGGCCAGAAAGGCGCCGACGCCATCATGTCCCTGGATCGTGCCGGAACCGTGAACGAGGACGTGTACCGTCTCGTCCGGACCGGTGGGTCGGAGATCGAGGAGCTTTGTGCCCAGGTGCCCGAGTTCACGGCATGCAAGCAGTTTGCCTGCCGCAGAGAGCTGGGCTGGCTCGGTATCGGAACGATGCAGTTCAGCTGCCGGGATTTTTACCGGATACGTTGCGCGTTCCGGCCAGAGGAGCTTGCGGGAGCCTTCGAGGGGTGCCGTGAAGAGATCCTGCGTGAGGAGGCTCTGCGTTTCCTGCGTTACGGCAGAGATTCGGTAGCGAGCATGCCCGACCGGAAGCCCTACCGGTGATGCGGGAGTTTCAGCCGGTTTCAGCCGCTTTCCGCCGGTTCCAGCCGCAGCCAGGGGGTTTCGCGCGCCATCCGGCAAACGCCCCTCACAGCCCCAGCTCCTTCTGCTTCTCCGGCTTCCGGTACGGCACCGCCAGCGTGGCAGCCGCGGCGCGCTTCGCCTCCTCGCCCCTCCGGTCGTAGATCCGCGTCGTGTCTGTCCGCGCGTGCCCCATGCAGCCGGCCATCACGGCCAGGTCGTTCCCCGCGGCCAGCAGGTGGGTGGCGAACGATCTCTGGAGCATGTGCGGCGTGACCGACCCGAGCCCTGCCTGCTCCGCACGGCTCCGGAGCCGCGAGGCGATCGCCCGCGGCCCCGGTGTCGAGATCCTCCAGCAGGCCCGATGTCCGCCCTGCCCTTACCCCTCGGGAACCCGAGATCGTCAAGTCTGCGCGATCCCAAGGCCCTTAGATTCCGCGAAATGCCTCCCAAACGCCTCGAAACGGGTCCTCCGAGCCCCGTCGCGGACTCAATCAGGTCCCGCTGCCCGTGCCCCCGGCCGCCAGGTACGCCGACCAGTCCTGCATGATCTGGTGCAGGCCGTCTCGAACACGCTGCACGCACGCGGAATTCGGAGACGAAAGCCGAGGCGAAGGTAGCGGTGCCAAGCCTGACGAGAACCGTGCGTGCAGCATGGCTCGTTGCCGATCCAGAAGTGCACATCGACATCAGGGTCGTTGTGCACGAGACACGCGCTCGGACGTGACACAACGACGATGCCGCAAATGGCTGGTGTGGTTGCGTTTGTGACGCCGCCGCCGGGACGGGCGTGACGCGCGGACACGGGTGCCCGTTGCCGGGAGCGACCCCCCTCCGTGGACGCTTGGCGTGCCACGGGGGAGGGTTGGGATGTGCACATCCCGGACACCCTCCCTCGGGGGTCGCTCCCGTTCCATCAATCCTTGCAGGAAGGCTTTGGGCGTTCGGGACCGGCGCGTCCTGGGCCTACGGGCGTCTGCCGCGACCTACGCCATCGGGGCGAGGGCCAATTGAGCATGGCCCGCAACACGGCTTGCGCGACGGGATCGTGTCACGGACGTTAGGCGGACCTGCTGCCTACTCTGTCCGTGAGAAGAGACCCGCCCTTGGCAAAACAGGCGATCGAAATCGAAGGGGTCGTTACCGAAGTCCTTCCCAACACTACCTTCCGGGTCCGCTTGGAGAACGGCCACTCGATCCTTGCGTATCTCGCCGGAAAGATGCGCCAGCACTACATCCGGGTGCTGGAGGGCGACCGAGTCAAGTGCGCGCTGTCCCCCTACGATCTGTCGAAGGGACGCATCACGTATCGGTACAAGTAGTCAGCGGGCCGACACAGGCTGCGGCGAACGCCGTGATCGTGATCGCTTCATCGTTATGGAAAACACGGTGGAAAAGTGGGAAAACTGGCACCATAGGAGCGAGTTGGCGGCAGAATCGTGACGAGATGGGGAAGCGACTCCGACTACTGATGCACATCGCGCACTCAAATGCAACGTAAGCGAATTCACGTGACCCGCGAGCCCCAAAACATCCTTGATGGCATCCCGCAGGGCACTACAGTATTCGTCCAGAGCACCGGGGAGGGGCCCGTGTTCCTCTTGGAGGGGCCGGAGGCCGATCCAGCCAGCGAGGACGGTGCAACCGTGCTGGCAGGATACCCGGTCTTTCGCATGACAGCTTGGAAGGTCGGCACCCATCCCGTTTGGGCTTGGCGTGGCGACGTTTCCTCCGTCCTCGCCATGCGCTGGTGACGTCGCGAGTGCTGACCGATCACATCGACCTTGCTCGCTCGCCACGTGCGCGCTCAGATGGGCTGCGCGGAGCGCTTCCAGGCGCTGGTGAGGAAGGGCGCGCGTACTTCGACTTTCTGCATGTGCGATGAGGCGGCGAATACTACGCAAGAGGCTCCGCGTCGAGCGCGCTGACAAGGTCTGCAAGCGCGACGGCTGTTCGCGGCCGGTGCATCCCAACCGCGATTCGGATTACTGCGATGCCGTTTGCTCGACGCGCGCGCACGAGCATGAAGCAAGACTGGAGCGCGCGCGCATCTCGGCGCGCGCATGGCTCTACGAACGACATCGAGGAGCTTGACCAGTGCCCCGTGATACGGGAGCCGCACGATCGGCGTGCGCGCGGGACCAGACCGGCGGACCGGCCTCCCCGAACCGCTCCGGCTCTGCGCCCGCCGGTCCTCCCATTCTCCGGGGCGGGCAGAGCCCGTCCCTCCGACCGGGACGTTGGGATGGGATCCGTCCCGGAGGCCGGGGGGAACCGGCGCCGAAGCGGTGGCGACCCAGACCACGCCGCTCGCCGGTCACTCCGCGGACTCAGCCGCGAAGCCGACGGGCATCGACCGGCGGTGATCGGCCGCCGTTGGGAGAACACCCGGCGACTGGCCGACCGGGGGGACCCCAACCGCGAACGCCTCCGGAGCGGGATTTAACGGGGGGTCGAAGGGGGGCGGAGCACCCCTCGCCAGCCTCCGCAGGGGACTCACGGAGTGTGGCCCCAAGGAGTAAGCTGGCTTGTCCACCTTACAGTGGGTCAAGCCAGCCCGGCGGAGCCGTCGAAACGCCCCTCTCGGCACCGCCCGGAACCACGCCTATCGAGCAGTCGCGGACAAGCTCCCCGGTCTCGTCGTCGGCAGCCTCAAGGACGATGAGGGCGACCAGCCCGGCCCATCACTCCCTCGGGACTGCGCCACGCTCTGGCGAGCGCCCGGTTTCCGGCCTACCCGTACACCTCGGAGACCCGAGATCGTCGATCTGAGGCCATCCTGTGGCCCGCAGATACCCCGAAACGCCTCCAAAACGGTTCGAATCTCCGGGACACGGAGCAATCGCTCGCGCGCCGTGCACGAACCGCCTGCCCTTCGGCAATCCGTTCTCCGCACTTCGCACACTTGGCATCACGGCTCCTAGCTGCTAGTAGTCTAGAGCCTCGCCAATCCCGCCCAACCGGCTAGGCTGGCGACATCACGAGTTGCGCCCAAGGGCGCCGAGAAGCTCATCGGCCTTGCCGGATTCCACCTTGGCCCGCTCCTTCCCGTGGTCGGCGATTCCTTGGCCGACGATGTACGCTACCAGAGGCAGCAGCGCCTCTTCCGAGATTGGGACACCGAGATTCTCGAAGACGACCACCGCCACTCCAGTGAGGGCGGTCAGGAACTTCTTCGAACCAAACATCGTCACGATTGCGTTTCGCACAGGCCTCCTCCTGTAGTGTTTGCACCATTTACAAACTACGCCCTCGTAGGGCCTTAGCCATCCTTATCGGGCATAAGCAGGGTGTTGTCGGAAGTCGCCGGCCATGGGAGTCCGGGCCGCTGTCGCGGCAGGGTGGGCGCGGACTCGCGGCAACGTCAGGTGCTCACCCGTTGGGTCGGCCCTCATTCAGTCCGGGGCAGGAAGGGGACTCGACCCCGGAGGCCGGGGGGACCGGCGCCGAAGCGGTGGCGACGCCGACCACGACGCCCGCCGGTCACTCCGCGGACACACCCGAAGCCGACGGCCTCGACCGGCGGTGAAAAGGTGGCGGATGGCCGCCCGGGGAACGTGCGGACCCCCCGGAAGTGGGCGGAACCCCAACTGCGAACGCTGCCGGAGCGGGGGCTTTCCCGGGGGATCGAAGGGGGGCGGAGCACCCGCCAGAGCGCCCCGTGTTGTACACGGGGCAGGCTGACTCTTGAGGCCATGAGGGCTCGGTACTACCGTTCACGGGAGACCCTTCGGCAGGCTGGCCAGGCTGCTCAACGAGCAAGACGGCGGCAGGCTGGTCATCAGGGATGCAATGGACGACGGCGACAACATTGGACGGCCATGAGAGAGTGGTGGGTGGTCCTGAACGAACGTGGCCAACCCCTTGCCTTCGCGGAGCGGCGGCAGGTCGCCGTCGAAGCCTTGCGCGCGGCCGGGGGTGATGGAAGAGTGAGGCTGCTCTTCGGCAGGAGCATACAGCGACAGGTGAACGAGCACCGATCCGTGGCAGCCCGCAAACAGGGCGACGCATGGGAGCTGCAGCATATCAAGACTGACAGGTATTGCTGGAAGTGCGGCTGCGACCTTCCCTCCGCTTCCGACTGCTATCGGCTGAAGCGGTCACCCTTAACCTTGTGTGAACCCTGTTACGAATCGTGATCCTCCCCGTCCGATCTTTCTTGGTAGCGGCATTGCTCGCGCCGACCTCCCTTGCCAGCCAATCCGTTCTGGCAACGCGGGCCGACAGCTTGGCGGAAGTGGCGAGGGTGGCTGCGGATCAGGGCGAGCATCCGGGACGAGTCGCACGGCTGTGGTACCTCGCCACCGCCGCGTGGACGGAAGAGGCTGCTCGCGCCGTGATCGCGGAAGACTTCGAGCGGTACACGAGGGCGCGGCGGCCGTACAACCAGGTGAGGGCGTTTGCAACCTACTGGCACGGAAAGGCTGCTTGCCCGACGGCCGACTGGCCCGGGATACCAGCCCAAGGCGGGCTAGACTACATCGCCGGAGTGTGGGTTGCTCTCGGCAGTCGCGGGCTCGACACCCGGCTTTCCGGTCGATGGACCGCTAACCTGTTGGATGGTGCTGATTTCATGCGCGCCGCGGCGGCAACGGTCGCGGCGTGCGACCCTTGATGGCACACCATTCAGGCCACGAGCGACAGGCCTTCCAGTGGATCCCTATGCCAGCAACTGGGGCAGTCGCTCTGGTCCAGAAGTCCGTGCGAGCCTCCCCGTGATGCCGTTCGCCGGTACGCCCTTGCATTTGGCTGCCGCGGCCGGCGACGCGGCTCAAGTGCGGCATCTGCTTGCGACCGGAAGCGATCCCAACGCCCGTGATCCCGTGATCGGCGCGACGCCTCTGCACTTGGCGGCAGGCTACAGTGGCTCTGTAAACGTGGTTCGGCTCCTGCTGGACGCCGGTGCCGACCCCAACGCCCGAGAGCAGTGGATGGGCGGCGCCCCGCTGCACGTGGCGGCGCACTGGGGCTATTTGGATGTGGCGCGGGTGCTGGTGGAGGCCGGCGCCGATCTCGCAGCACCTACGCACGCTGATGGGGAAACACCCATGCAGATTGCGGCATCACGGGGCCACCATGAGGTGGTCGAGTATTTGCTTGCGGCCGCTCCCGAAGACGGGCCACCGACCCTTGCGGGTGATGAGGCTTAGAATTCCCGCCAAACGGTGCGTGTTCCCCGCCATCGCGACACGATGGCGTGAGATGCCGTCCAACGGCGAGTGCGGCAGATCGTGCAGTCCTGGTTCAACTTAGACGATTCCTCGCCGTGATTCGCGCCTCCCACCCTCTGCCAAAATGGCAGACGGCCTACGTCGAAAGTCCCGACCGGGGCAAGGAGGTGCGCCGCTGACCCTGCCCGGCTCGGCCGGCAACCCGCCCGGCGGCCGCCACCAGGTCGGTCATGAGCCCGGCCGCGGTGACCTCCGGGCCCGCTCCGGGGCCCTGAATCACCATGGGATGGTCGGCGTACCATCGAGAGCGGATGACGAGCAGGTTTTCGGTTCCGCGGGTGCGAGCGGCGGGTTGGTCCTCGGGCACCACCTCCAGGCGGACGGACGCCACGCCCTGGGCCACCCGTGCCAGGCAGACGAGCCGCCCCCCCTGCGCCGTCGCCGCCCGCGACCGCTCGGCCATCTCGGCGTCGAGCCCGGAGAGCCGTTCGATGAACTCCCGGACCGGACCGGGCTGGAGGAGGCGCTCCGGGAGAATCGGTTCGACATCGACATCGGAAGGTTCCAGGGGGATCCCCGCCGTGCGTGCAAGGATGACGAGCTTTCGGACCACGTCCCTGAGGCCCAGGTCTTCCCTCGGATCCGGCTCGGAGATCCCTCTCCGCCGGGCTTCCTCGACCGCTGAACTGAACCGCCGCCCGCGGCTCAACTGGTCCATCAGGAAGGTGAGCGTACCCGACAGCGTCCCCTCGAGGGAGATGACGGTGTCACCGCTGCGCCGAAGGTCGGCGATCATTCGCACCATCGGGAGGCCGGCCCCCACAGTCGTCCCGTGGTGGAGGCCGCCCCCGCGCCCGGCAAGGCGCATGAGCGTCGCGTACTCCTCGAACGGCCCGGAAAGGGGAAGCTTGTTGGCCGTGACCACGGCGGCCCCGGCCCGGAGATAGTCCGCGTAGCACGCCGCGACGGTCGCGCTCGCGGTGCAGTCGACGACGACGAGCGGGTCGCCCGTCCAGACGGCCTCGAAGGCCCGGTCGGGATCGCCGCGGCCCCTCTCGACGTGCGACCTCCACCGGCCTGCCACCAGGCCCTCGAGGTCGGTTGCGGCCTTCCGGCTGTTCGAGATCCCGACCAGGACGGGCTGGACCCCGTGCGGCCGCATCGCGTCGTCCCCGCTTGCGGCGAACTGGTCGAGGAAGGCTCCGCCGACCCCGCCCGCCCCGAGCACGAGGATGCGGACGGGCTCGAGTTCGTCAGGCGGGCTGAAGAAGGCGCGGTGGACGGTGCGGAGCGCGACCCCCTCCTGCCCGGCGTTCACGACCCATGAGATGTTGCGTTCGGAGGATCCCTGGGCGATAGCGTGCACGTTTACCCTCGCAGCTCCCAGAGCCGAGAAGAGTTTCCCGGAGACGCCGGGCGTGTACCGCATCCCCTCTCCCACGACCGCGAGGATCGAAAACCCCTGTTCGACGGTCGGGTCGCGCACGAGCCGCGACTCCCGCTCCCTCCGGAACTCGGTCGCCAGAGCGGCCCGCGCCCGCTCCGCGTCGGCGCTCCTGACCGCCAGGGACAAGGCGTGCGCGCCCGAGTCCTGCGTGAAGAGAAGCGAGTCCACGTCGGCGACACGGAGCGCACGGAAGATCCGTTGCGAGGCCTCGGTAGCGCCGACCGTCTCGACGCCGGCGAGCCGGATCAACGCCACGTCCCTGGTCGCGGAGATCCCGCGCACCGGCCGAAGGGGATCCCGCTGAACCGAAGTCACGACCAGCGTCCCCGGGAGGGACGGATCGAGGGTGCTGCGGATCCTCAGCCGGATCCCGGCGCTCCGGGCAGGCTCCACTGCCGGGGGACAGATCACCTGCGCGCCGAAGTGGGCGAGCTCCAGGAGCTCCGCGTAGGTGATCTCGCGCACCGGCGCGGCGTCGGGCACGGCCTCGGGATCCGCGGTGAGAACCCCGTCCACGTCCGTCCAGATCTCGACCTCCGCCGCGCCCAGCATCGAACCGAGAAGGGTGGCCGTGTAGTCGGACGCGCCCCGGCCCAGCGTGGTCGTCTCCCCGGCGGCCGTCGAGGCGATGAACCCGGTGACCACCGGGACTCCGGCGTCTCCGGGAAGCCGCGCGCGCACCAACTCCCGCGACCGCTGCCGGTCCACCCGCGCCGCGCCGAAGCGGGTGTCGGTGCGGAGCAGCTCCCTTGCGTCCACGTCGACCGCGGCGACCCCATGGGAGCGCATGCAGGCGGCGACGAGCATCGAGGAGAGCAACTCCCCGAAGGAGAGCATCCAGTCGCGCGTGCGGAGGGTGCACTCGCCGAGAAGCTGGGCCCCGCTCGCGAGGCGCCGGAGGACGTCCATCGCCGCATCGAGGCGCAGGGCGAGGCCCGGCGCTTCGTCGGTCGGAGCGAGGGCGTGGAGAAGCTCCCGGTGCATCTCCGCGATCTCGCGCGTCACCGACGCGTGTCCGGCGTCCCCCCGCCCCGCAAGCTCGGCGACCTCGACCAGCCGGTCCGTCGTTCCGTCTACCGCGGAGACGACCACGACCGGGGTGGAGGTGGCGCGGGCATCGGCGACGAGACCGACGACGCGCCGGATACGCGCGGCGCTGCCGACCGAGGTCCCCCCGAACTTCATCACCCGAATCGGAGACGGGTGGTCCGGCTTGATCATGGCGGGAATAAACCGCTACCCGGCTACATGGTCAAGCCTCCGCCGGGCTACCGGACGAGGGACTGCGCGGAGCGGGATCCCGGCTCAAGCCCCGAGGGAGCGGACAGATGACGGGCGCGAGGTCAGTCCAGGAGGGTCAGGGCCAGGCGGGCGGCGCCGCGTTCGGGGGTGAAGGCGCGCGGGAGCAGGTGTCCGCCGGCGGAGGCGACGAGTTGCTCCGCATCGGCGCGGAGGGGGCCGCCCGGGGCGATGAGGCCGCCGGCCAGCGCGATGGTGGGGGGGTCGCCGGATGCGGGGGGAAAGAGTTCCCGGATGGTGGTGGAGAGCTGATCCCCGAGGGCGTCCAGCGCGCGCCGGATCACGGCGGTGGCGGGGGCGTCGCCGGAGCAGGCGGCGCGAATCACCAGGGGCGCGAGGGCGGCGATGTCGGCTTTGGTGGCGGATTCGGCCCAGGCGGGCAGTTGCCGCGGTCGGTCGAGGCCGAGGGATCCCAGCACGGCGGCGGTGAGGGCGGTCGGGGGGGCGCGCCGGTCGGTTGCGGCCGCGACGGCGCGCAGGGCCGACACGCCGATGTGGTAGCCGCTCCCTTCGTCGCCCATCACCCCGCCCCATCCGCCCACCTGCAGGCGGCGGCCGTCTTCCGCCGCCCCCAGCACCACCGAGCCGGTGCCGGCCACCACCACGATGCCCGGGCCGCCGCCGAAGGCGTCGTGGAAGGCGGCCTCCACGTCGGTGCCGACCCGCACCGCGCGCGCGATCCGTTCGTCGCGCAGGGCCGCTTCCAGGGCGCGGCGCACGCGCGGCCGGCCGGCGCCGGCCAGTCCCGCCCAGAGCGCCGGGAGCGGCAGGGCCACCCCGGCCGGGTCGGCCGCGCGGCGGACGGTGTCGGCGACCACCCGGGCCGCGGGGGCGGGGCGGTCGGGACGCACCAGGGCGGCGGGGCCTTCGGCACGGCCGGCGGTCGCGCCGTCGCGGGCGAGGAGCAGGACGCGGGTGCGGGTGCCGCCCCCATCGACGCCCGCGACGTACGGTCCGGTCACGGGGACGGGCATGGGGGGAGCACGGCCGGCTGCCGGACCTGGCCCATGCCCATCAGCCGCCGCCGACACGAGCCGCCGGCCGCGCAGCGGCCAGCGCCATCCCCACCACCACCGTGATCGCCGTGCCGATGAGCACGAACCAGGGCCACGCCACCCGGTTGGGCGCCAGGATCCAGATGGCCGTAACCGCGCCGATGCCGGTCACCATGCCGGCCGCCGTTCCCCCCGCGGTGGCGCGGCGCGACAACACCCCCAGCGCGAAGGCCCCCAGCAGCCCGCCGTAGACCAGCGAGGCAACGGCGAGGGCCACTTCCACCGCGCTGGTGCCGGCGCTCAGCGGGATGAACAGGATCGCGCCCCCGACCAGCAGCCCGGCCCAGACCAGGGTGAAGAGCTTGCCGGCCCGCAGGATGCGCGCGTCGTCGTCGATGCCGCGGGCGGGGGCCCAGAAGTCGTAGGCGGAGGAGGACGCCAGCGAGTTGATGGAGGAGGAGAGCGACGACATCGCCGCCGCGAACACGCCCGCGATCAGAAGCCCGGTGACACCGGCGGGAAGCTCCTCGACGATGAAGCGCGCGAAGATCTCGTCGGAGGCAGCGAAGGAGCGGTTCTCGTAGAAGGCCCAAAGGCCGAGCCCCACCAGCAGGAAGACGGCGAACTGGCCCACCACCGCGACCCCGCTCCCGATGAGGGCCCTGCGGCCGGCCGCGAGGTCCTTGCAGGTGAGCAGTCGCTGCACGATGAGCTGGTCGGTGCCGTGGGAGGCCATCGCCAGGAATCCGCCGCCCAGCAGCCCCGCCCACAAGGTGTAGGGCACCGAGAAGTCGAGGGACAGGTCCACGATGCGAAGCTTGCCCGCCGCGCCCGCCTGCGACAGGATCGCCCCCCATCCGCCATCAACCAGCCCCTGGAGCACAACGACCGCGATGACCGCACCGACCAGGTAGAGCGCCATCTGCACCGCATCTACCCACACGACCGCCTTGATGCCGCCGAAGTAGGTGTAGACCACCGTGAGCGCGCCGATTACCAGGATGGAAAGCGGGTAGGGCCAGCCGGTCACCAGCGCGAGCGGGATGGCGGTGGCGAAGAGGCGCACGGAATCGGCAAGGAGCCGGGTCACCATGAAGATCGCCGAGGTGAGGCGCCGCACCCCGCTGCCGAAGCGGGCGCCCAAGAGGGCGTAGGCGGTCTTGAGCTCGCCGCGGTAGTAGGCGGGCAGCAGAAGGGACGCGACCACCACCCGGCCCGCCAGGTATCCGAAGGTGAGCTGCAGGAAGCCCAGGGTGCCCAGGTACGCGACCCCGGGAATGGAGAGAAACGTCAGCGTGCTGGTCTCGGTGGCCACCACCGACAGCAGCACCGCCCCCCAGGGCAGCCTTCGGTTTCCCAGGAAGTAGTCCGACCCGCCCCGCTGGCGGCGGCCCAGCCAGGCGCCCCAGGCGGTGGTGGCCGCCAGGTAGGCCACCAGTACGGCCAGGTCGACGCCCCCGAAACCGTTCAATACACCCCCGTGAGGCGGTCGCAGCGGATCAAGAAGGAGGCCGTGGCTCGATGTCGAGGTCGGTGACGGCCTGGGCGGCGAGGTCGTGGACCTCGCGGCGCAGCGGGACGTGCCGGCTGTTCTCGCGGGTGGGGTTGACCCGGTTCAGGAGCAGCACCACGGCCAGGTCGAGCTCGGGGTCGATCCACACGGAGGGGCCGGTGAAGCCGGTGTGGCCGAAGGCGCGCCCGGTGAAAAACCGTCCTGCCGAGGAGTTGCCGGAGGGGGTGTCCCAGCCGGTGGCGCGACTCGCGCCGGCGTCGTGGCGGAGGGTGAAGTCGTCCACCGTGGCAGGCTCGACGACGCGCACCGTCCCGGACCGGGGAGCGCTACAGGGGATGGCCGGCGTGCGGTCGCAGGGGCCGGCGCTGCCTCCGGCCAGCATCATGGCGGCGTAGACGGCGATGTCGCGCGCGGAGGAGAAGAGACCGGCGTGGCCGGCCACGCCCCCCACCGCGTACGCGTTCTCGTCGTGGACCACCCCGCGCACGTGGACGCCCCGGTAGTCGGCGTCGATCTCGGTGGGGGCCACGCGCCCGTGCAGCACGGAGTCGGGGCTGAAGCCGGTGTCCTGCATGCCGAGCGGCCCCCACACGCGCTCGCTCAGGAAGCGGTCCAGCGGCTGGCCGGTGATCTCCTCGATCGCCCACGCCACCGTCATCATGCCGATGTCCGAATACACCGTGCTGTCGCCCGGCGCGTAGTCGAGAGGCAGCCCGGCGATGGCCTGCTGGTAGGCTTCCACGCCCTCCATCTCCAGGAAGAAGCGGCGGAAGGGAGGCAGCCCGGCCCGGTGGAGCAGCAACTGGCGCACGGTGACCGCCTCCTTGCGCGGGTCGCCCGCCGACCACCACGGAAGGTAGCGCACCACGGGGGCGTCCAGGTCGAGGCGGCCCTCGTCGACCAGGATCATGGCGGCCGTGGTGGTGCCCATCACCTTGGTGACCGAAGCCATGTCGTAGATGGAGGAAGGGGTGGCCGGCGCAGACGCGGGATCCCAGTCCAGGCGGCCGTAGCCGCGCAGGCGCACCAACTGGCCGTGGCGCACGACGGCGAGCGCC
Encoded here:
- a CDS encoding ankyrin repeat domain-containing protein, which produces MPFAGTPLHLAAAAGDAAQVRHLLATGSDPNARDPVIGATPLHLAAGYSGSVNVVRLLLDAGADPNAREQWMGGAPLHVAAHWGYLDVARVLVEAGADLAAPTHADGETPMQIAASRGHHEVVEYLLAAAPEDGPPTLAGDEA
- a CDS encoding tyrosine-type recombinase/integrase; amino-acid sequence: MSTPGPRAIASRLRSRAEQAGLGSVTPHMLQRSFATHLLAAGNDLAVMAGCMGHARTDTTRIYDRRGEEAKRAAAATLAVPYRKPEKQKELGL
- a CDS encoding sodium:solute symporter yields the protein MNGFGGVDLAVLVAYLAATTAWGAWLGRRQRGGSDYFLGNRRLPWGAVLLSVVATETSTLTFLSIPGVAYLGTLGFLQLTFGYLAGRVVVASLLLPAYYRGELKTAYALLGARFGSGVRRLTSAIFMVTRLLADSVRLFATAIPLALVTGWPYPLSILVIGALTVVYTYFGGIKAVVWVDAVQMALYLVGAVIAVVVLQGLVDGGWGAILSQAGAAGKLRIVDLSLDFSVPYTLWAGLLGGGFLAMASHGTDQLIVQRLLTCKDLAAGRRALIGSGVAVVGQFAVFLLVGLGLWAFYENRSFAASDEIFARFIVEELPAGVTGLLIAGVFAAAMSSLSSSINSLASSSAYDFWAPARGIDDDARILRAGKLFTLVWAGLLVGGAILFIPLSAGTSAVEVALAVASLVYGGLLGAFALGVLSRRATAGGTAAGMVTGIGAVTAIWILAPNRVAWPWFVLIGTAITVVVGMALAAARPAARVGGG
- the thrA gene encoding bifunctional aspartate kinase/homoserine dehydrogenase I translates to MKFGGTSVGSAARIRRVVGLVADARATSTPVVVVSAVDGTTDRLVEVAELAGRGDAGHASVTREIAEMHRELLHALAPTDEAPGLALRLDAAMDVLRRLASGAQLLGECTLRTRDWMLSFGELLSSMLVAACMRSHGVAAVDVDARELLRTDTRFGAARVDRQRSRELVRARLPGDAGVPVVTGFIASTAAGETTTLGRGASDYTATLLGSMLGAAEVEIWTDVDGVLTADPEAVPDAAPVREITYAELLELAHFGAQVICPPAVEPARSAGIRLRIRSTLDPSLPGTLVVTSVQRDPLRPVRGISATRDVALIRLAGVETVGATEASQRIFRALRVADVDSLLFTQDSGAHALSLAVRSADAERARAALATEFRRERESRLVRDPTVEQGFSILAVVGEGMRYTPGVSGKLFSALGAARVNVHAIAQGSSERNISWVVNAGQEGVALRTVHRAFFSPPDELEPVRILVLGAGGVGGAFLDQFAASGDDAMRPHGVQPVLVGISNSRKAATDLEGLVAGRWRSHVERGRGDPDRAFEAVWTGDPLVVVDCTASATVAACYADYLRAGAAVVTANKLPLSGPFEEYATLMRLAGRGGGLHHGTTVGAGLPMVRMIADLRRSGDTVISLEGTLSGTLTFLMDQLSRGRRFSSAVEEARRRGISEPDPREDLGLRDVVRKLVILARTAGIPLEPSDVDVEPILPERLLQPGPVREFIERLSGLDAEMAERSRAATAQGGRLVCLARVAQGVASVRLEVVPEDQPAARTRGTENLLVIRSRWYADHPMVIQGPGAGPEVTAAGLMTDLVAAAGRVAGRAGQGQRRTSLPRSGLST
- the infA gene encoding translation initiation factor IF-1 → MAKQAIEIEGVVTEVLPNTTFRVRLENGHSILAYLAGKMRQHYIRVLEGDRVKCALSPYDLSKGRITYRYK